The proteins below come from a single Streptomyces spongiicola genomic window:
- a CDS encoding potassium channel family protein: MRVAIAGAGAVGRSIAGELLENGHEVLLVDKAPTAISVERVPQAEWLLADACEITSLDEAALQRCNVVIAATGDDKVNLVVSLLAKTEYGVPRVVARVNNPKNEWLFNESWGVDVAVSTPRLMSALVEEAVSVGDLVRLLRFSHGDANLVELTLPPESALAGTQVGDVAWPEDTSLVTIIRGPRVLTPHNEETLEPGDELLFVAAQAREEQLEDLLSVRREGPTATG, encoded by the coding sequence ATGCGGGTCGCGATCGCCGGCGCAGGCGCGGTGGGCCGTTCCATCGCGGGAGAACTGCTGGAGAACGGGCACGAGGTGCTCCTGGTCGACAAGGCGCCCACCGCCATCTCCGTGGAACGGGTGCCGCAGGCGGAGTGGCTGCTTGCCGACGCCTGCGAGATCACGTCGCTGGACGAGGCGGCGCTGCAGCGCTGCAACGTGGTGATCGCGGCGACGGGTGACGACAAGGTGAACCTGGTCGTCTCCCTGCTCGCGAAGACCGAGTACGGCGTGCCGCGCGTGGTGGCCCGGGTGAACAACCCGAAGAACGAGTGGCTGTTCAACGAGTCCTGGGGCGTCGACGTGGCGGTGTCCACACCGCGGCTGATGTCGGCGCTGGTCGAGGAGGCCGTGAGCGTCGGCGACCTGGTGCGGCTGCTGCGCTTCAGCCACGGCGACGCCAATCTCGTCGAGCTGACCCTGCCCCCGGAGTCCGCGCTGGCGGGCACGCAGGTGGGCGATGTGGCCTGGCCCGAGGACACCTCGCTGGTGACGATCATCCGGGGGCCCCGGGTGCTCACCCCGCACAACGAGGAGACGCTGGAACCGGGCGACGAACTCCTCTTCGTGGCCGCCCAGGCGCGCGAGGAGCAGTTGGAGGACCTGCTCTCGGTCCGCCGCGAGGGCCCGACGGCCACGGGCTGA
- a CDS encoding DUF3159 domain-containing protein, which yields MTSLDKPTTQEQGDDGHGRHAKAVTEAALFEAFGGIRGTVETILPGLLFVTIYTVNKDLHISAIAALGLSLALVAVRLVRRDTVKHAFSGVFGVAFGVVFAMMTGNAKDFYLPGMLYTLGLALAYIITTLAGVPLIGLILGPVFKENLSWRTRNPGRKKAYAKASWAWGLILLAKCAILFPLYWWADTTQLGWVLVALKLPPFLLAVYLTWVFLAKAPPPIDVFAEMEEQERAEEARRAAAAREGEA from the coding sequence GTGACGTCCCTCGACAAGCCGACCACGCAGGAACAGGGCGACGACGGCCACGGCCGGCACGCCAAGGCCGTCACCGAGGCGGCCCTGTTCGAGGCCTTCGGCGGTATCCGGGGCACGGTCGAGACGATCCTGCCCGGACTGCTCTTCGTCACGATCTACACGGTCAACAAGGACCTGCACATCTCGGCCATCGCGGCCCTCGGGCTGTCGCTGGCGCTGGTCGCCGTGCGGCTGGTCCGCCGGGACACCGTGAAGCACGCCTTCAGCGGCGTCTTCGGCGTGGCCTTCGGTGTCGTCTTCGCCATGATGACCGGCAACGCGAAGGACTTCTACCTGCCGGGCATGCTGTACACCCTGGGACTGGCCCTCGCGTACATCATCACGACGCTGGCGGGCGTCCCCCTGATCGGCCTCATCCTCGGACCGGTGTTCAAGGAGAACCTCTCCTGGCGCACCCGCAACCCCGGCCGCAAGAAGGCCTACGCCAAGGCGAGCTGGGCCTGGGGCCTGATCCTGCTCGCCAAGTGCGCGATCCTCTTCCCGCTGTACTGGTGGGCCGACACGACGCAGCTCGGCTGGGTCCTGGTGGCGCTCAAGCTTCCGCCGTTCCTGCTGGCGGTCTATCTGACCTGGGTCTTCCTGGCCAAGGCTCCACCGCCCATCGACGTCTTCGCCGAGATGGAGGAGCAGGAGCGCGCCGAGGAGGCCCGCAGGGCGGCCGCGGCCCGCGAGGGCGAGGCGTAG